From one Pecten maximus chromosome 8, xPecMax1.1, whole genome shotgun sequence genomic stretch:
- the LOC117332414 gene encoding complement C1q-like protein 2, with the protein MVSVLTARVEELEHDREKESKEFVVLEERVKSTENESYYLRKRVNLLETQQAISMSNQTRANRAANAYSGTTAFYYYLDQPITNPSEENTIKFDKIILNEGDAYDPSTGKFTCKTAGVYVFIWSMGEVAHGDVYTQLKKGGDTVGWMITGDTLYATSSTKSAILRLNVSETVYVKISYFESAPTIWEKQTSFCGFLLG; encoded by the exons ATGGTATCTGTCTTAACGGCCAGGGTTGAAGAACTGGAACATGATCGAGAGAAAGAATCAAAGGAATTCGTAGTCCTAGAAGAAAGGGTAAAATCAACGGAAAACGAAAGCTACTATCTCCGTAAACGCGTTAACCTCTTAGAGACTCAGCAAGCTATTTCAATGTCTAACCAAACAAGGGCCAATCGGGCAG CAAATGCGTATTCAGGAACTACAGCCTTTTATTACTACCTTGATCAACCAATAACTAATCCATCTGAGGAGAATACCATTAAATTCGACAAGATAATATTAAATGAAGGCGACGCCTACGACCCTTCCACTGGAAAATTCACCTGTAAGACAGCAGGGGTATACGTGTTCATTTGGAGCATGGGAGAAGTTGCTCATGGCGACGTCTACACTCAACTAAAAAAAGGCGGTGACACCGTTGGTTGGATGATAACCGGAGACACACTATATGCAACATCGTCTACAAAATCAGCTATTTTACGTCTAAATGTCAGCGAAACAGTCTATGTCAAAATATCGTATTTCGAAAGCGCCCCAACGATATGGGAAAAACAGACATCTTTTTGTGGCTTTTTGCTGGGGTAG